In Crassostrea angulata isolate pt1a10 chromosome 6, ASM2561291v2, whole genome shotgun sequence, a genomic segment contains:
- the LOC128188901 gene encoding heterogeneous nuclear ribonucleoprotein C-like 3 has product MMPRMMPPRSRAPVPRHGGPNSMGPGPHRGAPPRGMTPQMNTTSYNAGLAGQVGSVTNDPSTAKSRVFVGNLNTIALSKEDVEQIFSRYGMVTGLSMHKGYAFVQYGSQMDARRACGAEDGMTYAGQALDINIASEPKHRPTNKTSSTSQASSGASRVLNTQSGPPAKKQRTDSGMGGIKRTLVNLTSGNSSSAPASKSITQLAQAAKDVLICGVCKTTFSSLHSLAQHKKTPCRLKISCQCQSTPPPESPEPTQLVCASCNAEFSAAWDLCQHAQQEHSLSIYKTEEETIEVKEEVVLVDGDNNSVSENGQ; this is encoded by the exons ATGATGCCAAGGATGATGCCGCCACGTTCAAGAGCTCCTGTTCCCAGACACGGTGGTCCCAATTCGATGGGTCCTGGACCCCATAGAGGAGCCCCACCGAGGGGCATGACCCCTCAAATGAATACAACCAGTTACAATGCTGGTCTGGCCGGCCAAGTAGGAAGTGTAACTAATGATCCTAGCACTGCAAAATCCAGAGTGTTTGTAGGAAATCTGAACACTATTGCGCTCTCTAAAGAAGATGTAGAGCAGATATTCAGCAGATATGGAATGGTCACAGGACTGTCTATGCACAAGGGCTATGCCTTTGTTCAGTATGGCAGTCAGATGGATGCTAGGCGGGCCTGTGGTGCAGAGGATGGGATGACATATGCTGGTCAAGCTTTAG atATCAATATTGCCTCTGAGCCAAAACACAGACCAACAAACAAGACTTCGTCCACATCTCAAGCTTCCAg tgGTGCATCTCGAGTTCTCAATACACAAAGTGGTCCCCCAGCAAAAAAGCAGAGAACAGATTCTGGGATGGGTGGAATAAAAAGAACATTGGTCAATCTTACCTCGGGTAATAGTTCCAGTGCGCCAGCCAGTAAAAGTATCACTCAGCTTGCACAAG CTGCTAAAGATGTTTTGATTTGTGGTGTATGTAAGACAACCTTCAGTAGCCTACACAGCTTGGCTCAACACAAGAAGACGCCGTGCCGACTCAAGATCTCTTGTCAATGTCAAAGTACCCCACCTCCAG agtcCCCTGAGCCCACCCAGCTGGTGTGTGCCTCGTGCAATGCGGAGTTCTCTGCTGCCTGGGATCTCTGTCAGCATGCTCAGCAGGAACACAGCCTCAGCATATACAAAACA GAGGAGGAAACAATAGAAGTCAAAGAG GAGGTTGTATTGGTGGATGGAGACAATAATTCAGTCAGCGAGAATGGCCAGTAA